One stretch of Streptomyces hygroscopicus DNA includes these proteins:
- a CDS encoding 3-beta hydroxysteroid dehydrogenase, with amino-acid sequence MRIFVTGASGWLGSALVPDLLDAGHQVLGLARSDASAAALTTAGAEVVRGTVDDLDVLRDAAIASDGVIHLAFKHDIAFTGDFQGAAEADRRAVDTFGDALAGTDRPFVLAGGLAGLAPGRVATERTTPTIDGSPTSIRSATAQAVLALATRGVRSSVVRLAPTCHGEGDPGFMAVLVATARAKGVSGYIGDGANRWPAVHRLDAARLFRLAVEKAPAGSVLHGTAEEGVTIRDIAEVIGRHLDVPVTSVAPEAAAEHFTWLGGFLGTDAPATNTLTRELLDWQPTRPGLLEDLDKGHYFHTPAATI; translated from the coding sequence ATGCGCATCTTTGTGACCGGCGCGTCCGGCTGGCTCGGCTCCGCCCTCGTTCCCGACCTCCTCGACGCGGGACACCAGGTCCTCGGGCTCGCCCGCTCCGACGCCTCCGCCGCCGCGCTCACCACGGCCGGGGCCGAGGTCGTCCGCGGCACCGTCGACGACCTCGACGTCCTGCGGGACGCGGCCATCGCCTCGGACGGGGTGATCCACCTCGCCTTCAAGCACGACATCGCCTTCACCGGCGACTTCCAGGGCGCCGCCGAGGCCGACCGCCGCGCCGTCGACACCTTCGGCGACGCGCTGGCCGGCACCGACCGCCCCTTCGTCCTCGCCGGCGGCCTGGCCGGCCTCGCGCCCGGACGGGTGGCGACCGAGCGGACCACCCCCACGATCGACGGTTCGCCGACCTCGATCCGATCGGCCACCGCCCAGGCGGTGCTCGCCCTCGCCACACGCGGCGTGCGCTCCTCCGTGGTGCGCCTCGCCCCGACCTGCCACGGCGAAGGAGACCCGGGCTTCATGGCGGTTCTGGTCGCCACCGCCCGGGCCAAGGGGGTCTCCGGCTATATCGGCGACGGCGCCAACCGCTGGCCGGCCGTCCACCGGCTCGACGCCGCACGGCTGTTCCGCCTGGCGGTCGAGAAGGCCCCGGCGGGATCGGTGCTGCACGGCACCGCGGAGGAGGGGGTCACCATCCGCGACATCGCCGAGGTGATCGGCCGCCATCTCGACGTCCCGGTCACCTCCGTGGCCCCCGAGGCCGCGGCCGAGCACTTCACCTGGCTGGGCGGCTTCCTGGGCACGGACGCCCCGGCGACGAACACCCTGACCCGCGAACTGCTCGACTGGCAGCCGACCCGCCCCGGCCTCCTCGAAGACCTCGACAAGGGCCACTACTTCCACACCCCCGCCGCCACCATCTGA
- a CDS encoding TetR family transcriptional regulator, protein MAQAALELYSERGYEQTTVAEIARRAGLTERTFFRHYADKREVLFAGSGELEELFVRAVAGAPESAAPIEALGVGLDAVSELFEDRRAFARERQAVIMANAELLERELIKLASLSAALADTLRRRGVVEPTASLAAEAALAVFKVGFERWVQVSEERGMSQVMRESLDELKAVTAGA, encoded by the coding sequence ATGGCGCAAGCGGCGCTCGAGCTGTACAGCGAGCGCGGGTACGAGCAGACCACCGTGGCGGAGATCGCCAGACGGGCGGGGCTCACGGAGCGGACCTTCTTCCGGCACTACGCGGACAAGCGCGAGGTGCTGTTCGCCGGCTCCGGTGAGCTGGAGGAACTGTTCGTGCGGGCGGTCGCCGGGGCCCCGGAGTCCGCGGCGCCGATCGAAGCGCTGGGGGTGGGCCTGGACGCGGTCTCCGAGCTGTTCGAAGACCGCCGCGCGTTCGCGCGCGAGCGCCAGGCCGTGATCATGGCGAACGCGGAACTCCTGGAGCGCGAGCTGATCAAACTCGCCTCGCTGTCGGCCGCGCTCGCCGACACCCTGCGTCGGCGCGGCGTCGTGGAGCCGACCGCGAGCCTGGCCGCGGAGGCGGCCCTCGCCGTATTCAAGGTCGGCTTCGAGCGCTGGGTCCAGGTGTCCGAGGAACGCGGGATGTCACAGGTGATGCGCGAATCCCTGGACGAGCTCAAGGCCGTGACCGCGGGCGCCTGA
- a CDS encoding glucuronyl hydrolase, with the protein MSVSRRALLTTAAGTAVAATSIAPPAQAAQKAPGHAATLGETADYAVAKLRAVAPGVSGFPVGTKFEKWTYSQNGDWVGGFWPGTLWMAWLHSGEERFRTLALASAEKLAPRQNDTGTHDLGFLFYPSWVTAWRLTGDDTWRTGAIRAASSLIRRYNPQGRFIRAWGALNDPANAGRVIMDTMMNLDLLAFASSQTGDGKYLDIAVEHARTTQRNFPRPDGSTPHVYDFDPASGAPLGPGTVQGYSPSSCWSRGQAWGIYGFTTIYRRTGHREFLTTARKLADFALGALSPDHVPVWDYLAPQAPHDIKDGSAGAVMACGLLDLSRATGEPRYREEALKLLTALSETCLTRKSTRADAVVARCTRNRPSEDGIEISLPYADYYLLEGILRVLRPDDIDRAIDLSTV; encoded by the coding sequence ATGAGCGTTTCCCGGCGAGCCCTGCTGACCACCGCGGCCGGTACGGCGGTGGCGGCCACCTCGATCGCTCCCCCGGCGCAGGCCGCACAGAAGGCCCCCGGCCATGCCGCCACGCTCGGTGAGACGGCGGACTACGCGGTGGCGAAGCTGCGCGCGGTGGCACCGGGGGTGAGTGGCTTTCCGGTCGGTACGAAGTTCGAGAAGTGGACGTACTCCCAAAACGGCGACTGGGTCGGCGGGTTCTGGCCCGGCACCCTGTGGATGGCCTGGCTCCACAGCGGCGAGGAGCGGTTCCGCACCCTGGCCCTCGCCTCCGCGGAAAAGCTCGCCCCCCGCCAGAACGACACCGGCACCCACGACCTCGGATTCCTCTTCTACCCCTCGTGGGTCACCGCGTGGCGGCTCACCGGCGATGACACGTGGCGGACGGGCGCGATTCGGGCGGCCTCCTCGCTGATCCGGCGGTACAACCCGCAGGGCCGTTTCATCCGGGCCTGGGGAGCGCTCAACGATCCGGCGAACGCGGGCCGGGTCATCATGGACACGATGATGAACCTCGATCTGCTGGCGTTCGCGAGCAGCCAGACCGGGGACGGGAAGTACCTCGACATCGCCGTGGAACACGCGAGAACCACCCAGCGGAACTTCCCCCGCCCGGACGGGTCGACCCCGCATGTCTACGACTTCGACCCGGCCTCCGGCGCTCCCCTCGGCCCGGGCACCGTACAGGGCTACAGCCCGTCCTCCTGCTGGTCACGCGGGCAGGCATGGGGGATCTACGGATTCACCACGATCTACCGCCGAACCGGCCACCGGGAATTCCTCACCACCGCGCGGAAACTCGCCGACTTCGCCCTGGGCGCGCTCAGCCCGGACCATGTGCCGGTGTGGGACTATCTCGCGCCGCAAGCGCCCCACGACATCAAGGACGGCTCCGCGGGGGCGGTCATGGCCTGCGGTCTGCTCGACCTGTCGCGGGCGACCGGCGAACCGCGCTACCGCGAGGAGGCGCTGAAGCTGCTCACCGCGCTGTCGGAGACCTGTCTGACCAGGAAGTCGACCCGCGCCGATGCGGTCGTGGCGCGCTGCACCCGCAATCGGCCGAGCGAGGACGGCATCGAGATCTCGCTCCCGTACGCCGACTACTACCTGCTCGAAGGCATCCTGCGGGTGCTGCGGCCCGACGACATCGACCGGGCCATCGACCTGTCCACGGTCTGA